A stretch of the Aegilops tauschii subsp. strangulata cultivar AL8/78 chromosome 4, Aet v6.0, whole genome shotgun sequence genome encodes the following:
- the LOC109737862 gene encoding protein FAR1-RELATED SEQUENCE 5-like produces MQKINPEFFYDYDVDADNRVRNIFWANASCKGSYEDFGDCITFDMTYKTKKFHMPLGVFVGVNHHLQSTIFDVALVRDETIPSFEWVFKTFLRCMNNKPPICMLTDQCSSMKAALKTILLDTLHKLCRWHTMKKYKDHLALLYKAHEKLKDDHNAVLNHSLMPLEFERAWKDLIQKYNLQNDEVMNSLWDDTHEWISAYYKEIFYAWMTSTQRSESMNCILKKNFVKEKRDLHLFAQQVDKCIQTRKSAST; encoded by the exons ATGCAGAAGATAAACCCAGAGTTCTTCTATGATTATGACGTTGATGCAGATAACCGTGTAAGAAACATCTTTTGGGCCAACGCAAGCTGCAAAGGATCCTATGAAGATTTTGGAGACTGCATTACATTTGACATGACAtataaaacaaaaaaattccaCATGCCGCTGGGAGTCTTCGTGGGAGTGAACCATCATCTACAGAGCACCATATTTGATGTTGCCCTCGTGCGAGATGAAACGATACCATCGTTCGAGTGGGTTTTCAAAACATTTCTGAGGTGTATGAACAACAAGCCGCCAATCTGCATGCTCACAG ACCAGTGTTCTTCGATGAAGGCAGCATTAAAAACTATCCTCCTAGATACACTACATAAGTTGTGTCGGTGGCACACCATGAAGAAGTACAAAGACCACCTTGCCTTGCTGTATAAGGCGCACGAGAAACTCAAGGATGACCACAATGCGGTGCTGAACCACTCACTAATGCCGTTAGAATTTGAACGGGCATGGAAGGACCTCATCCAGAAATACAACTTGCAAAACGACGAAGTAATGAATTCGCTATGGGATGACACGCACGAGTGGATCTCGGCTTACTACAAGGAGATTTTCTATGCTTGGATGACTTCCACGCAGAGAAGCGAGAGCATGAACTGCATATTGAAGAAAAACTTTGTCAAAGAGAAGCGTGATCTCCATCTGTTTGCTCAGCAGGTGGACAAGTGCATTCAGACCAGGAAGTCGGCGAGCACGTAG